Genomic segment of Candidatus Aminicenantes bacterium:
ACACGCTGCATTTGTCCAACTCCAAGAGCGTGCTGGCCGGGTCGGCCACCCTGGCATTGCTGATCCTGCCGACCATCATCCGTTCGGCCGAGGAGTCGCTCAAGGCCGTTCCCCATACCTACAAGGAAGCGGCCCTCAGTTTGGGCGCCAGCCAGCTGCGCACGGTACTGACCGTGCTGCTGCCAGCGGCCCTGCCGGGCATCCTGACCGGCATCATCATCAGCATGGGCCGCGCCGCCGGGGAAACGGCTCCGATCATCTTCACCGCCGCGGTCAGCGTCGGCCAACCCTTGAAAATCTGGGAGACTCTCAGCCAGCCGACGCCGGCCCTGCCCTGGAACATCTACAACCTGGCCACCGAGCACCAGGCGGTCGACGAGATCCGCCACGTGCAGTTCGGCATGGTGCTGACCCTGGTGCTGCTAGTGCTGTTGCTCAACCTGGCCGCCATCCTGATCCGCGCCCGCATCAGCAAAAAAATGAGAGGCTAATTCCATGATACAACCCATCCAACCTTCAACCCCATCGTTTCAGGACCCTGAGGGCGCTAAAGAAAACGGCTTTAAAGCCCATGTGACCTGCCAGGATTTTTCCTTCTTTTACCGTGATAACCAAGCGGTGAAGGAGGTCACGCTCGATTTTTCCGCCTACCAGGTGACAGCCATCATCGGCCCCAGCGGCTGCGGCAAGAGCACGCTGCTGCGCTCCATCAACCGCATGAACGACCTGATCCCCGGCAACCGGACTTCGGGCAAACTGCTCTTCGACGGCCAGGAGATCTACAGCCCGCGCCTGGACGTGGTCACCCTGCGCCGGCGCATCGGCATGGTCTTCCAGAAGCCAAACCCGTTCCCGAAATCCATCTTCAACAATGTCGCCTACGGCCGGCGCCTGCACAACCAGCTGGAAAAGGGCGAGCTCCAGGCGAACGTCGAGACCAGCCTGAAACGGGCCGGGCTCTGGGACGAGGTCAAGGACCGTTTGGATGACAACGCGTTGAGCCTATCGGGCGGGCAGCAGCAGCGCTTGTGCATCGCCCGCGCCCTGGCCGTCGATCCGGAAATACTGCTCATGGACGAACCGACCTCCGCTCTCGATCCGCGGGCGACGGCGCGCATCGAGGACCTGATCGCCGAGCTGCGCGGCCGCTACACCATCATCATCGTCACCCACAACATGCAGCAGGCGGCCCGCGTTTCCGACTTCACCGCTTTCCT
This window contains:
- the pstB gene encoding phosphate ABC transporter ATP-binding protein PstB translates to MIQPIQPSTPSFQDPEGAKENGFKAHVTCQDFSFFYRDNQAVKEVTLDFSAYQVTAIIGPSGCGKSTLLRSINRMNDLIPGNRTSGKLLFDGQEIYSPRLDVVTLRRRIGMVFQKPNPFPKSIFNNVAYGRRLHNQLEKGELQANVETSLKRAGLWDEVKDRLDDNALSLSGGQQQRLCIARALAVDPEILLMDEPTSALDPRATARIEDLIAELRGRYTIIIVTHNMQQAARVSDFTAFL